CACCACGAGCGAGAACGCCGTGACGCTCAGGATCATGACCTGCGTGGGCGAGATCACCGCGCCGCCCACGTGGATGGGGTCGGTCGGCAGCAGGTTGGGATACGCCTTGTTGGTCGGCTTCCAGATGATCATTGCCAGCGTCTGCAGCAGGATCGACATGCCGATGGCGGTGATCAGCGGCGCGAGCTTGGGGCTATTGCGCAGCGGCCGGTAGGCCACTTTTTCGATCACGAAGTTGAGAGTTGCCGCGACGACGCAGGCAATGATCAACGCGATGAGGAGGATCAGCCAGCCCGGTGTGTTGGGCATGCCGTCCTTCATGAGTCCGATGATGGTCCAGCTCGTGAGAGCCCCGACCATCAGCACTTCTCCGTGCGCAAAGTTGATCAGATTGATGATGCCGTACACCATGGTGTAGCCCAAGGCTATCAAGGCATACATGCTGCCGAGAACCAGACCGTTGATGATCTGCTGCAGCAAAATGTCCATATCGCGATTCCCTATGTGTTGCACCGTTGCGGGGTGCCATTCACCCACCAGGGCACCGGTTTGGCGCCCCTGAGCTGACAAGCAAAAAACCAGCCAACATGTGTCGCTGGCGGATTTGTGGGCGGGATTGTAAGCACGCACCAGCGCTGATTTGGTGCGCTCGGACCGGGGTTTACCCGCTCACGTCATGCTGTATGCGCGTGGGGTCATGCACGCTTTGCGCGCACGCTGCAAGATGGTATCGATGCCGGTATCGACGATCTTGTCAGCCGTTGCCTTCGGCATTCCGGCGGCGCAGTTCGCGCAGCTTTTCCGCGATGCGGATCTCGAGTCCACGCTCTACGGGTTCGTAGAAAACCTGGCCTTCCAGCCCGTCGGGAAGGTAGCGCTCGCCGGCGGCGAAACCGCCCTCCTCGTCGTGCGCATAGCGATAACCCTTGCCGTAGTCGAGCTCCTTCATGAGCTTGGTGGGCGCATTGCGCAGGTGCATGGGCACCGGGCGTGTGCTGTCCGTCTTCACGAGGGCGCGCACCGCGTTGTAGGCCTTGTAGACGGCGTTCGACTTGGGCGCGATCGCGAGGTAGACCACGCATTCGGCCAGCGCCAGTTCGCCCTCGGGCGTGCCGAGGCGCTCGTAGACCTCCGCCGCATCGAGCGCCAGGCGCAGCGCGCGCGGATCGGCCAGGCCGATGTCTTCGCTGGCCATGCGAACCAGCCGGCGCGCCATGTAGCGCGGATCGGCACCGCCGTCGAGCATGCGCACGAACCAGTAGAGCGCCGCATCGGGGTCGCTGCCGCGCACGGATTTGTGCAGCGCGCTGATGGTGTCGTAGAACTGCTCGCCGCCCTTGTCGTAGCGCCGCATGCGCTCGCCGAGCACACGCAGCAACCACTCGTCGGTGATGTGGTCGAGCTTTTCGGCACGGGCCGCGACGGCGAGTGTTTCGAGGGTGTTGAGGAGCCGGCGCGCATCGCCGTCGGCATAGGCCACGAGGCGGTCGACCGCCGCGGCATCGATGGCGGGCACGGCCTGGATGGCCTGCGCGCGCGCCACGATCTGCTTGAGATCGTCTTCGCCGAGCGACTGCAGCACGTACACGGCTGCGCGCGAGAGCAGTGCCGAGTTGACTTCGAACGAAGGGTTCTCGGTGGTCGCGCCGATGAAGGTGAAGAGACCCGACTCCACGTGCGGCAGGAAGGCGTCCTGCTGGCTCTTGTTGAAGCGGTGCACCTCGTCCACGAAGATGATGGTGCGCCGCTGCTCCAGCCCGTCGCGCGCGGAGGTGGCGCGGTCGACGGCTTCGCGGATGTCCTTCACGCCGCCAAGCACCGCGCTGATGCTCAGGAACTGCGCATCGAAGGCATCGGCCATGAGCCGCGCGATGGTGGTCTTGCCGGTGCCTGGCGGCCCCCAGAGGATGCAGGAATGCGGCTGGCCCGACTCGAAGGCGATGCGCAGCGGCATGCCCGGGCCGAGCAGGTGCTGCTGGCCGATCACCTCGCCCAGCGTCTTGGGACGCAGGCGCTCGGCGAGGGGTTGGTGGGCGGTGTTGGCCAAGCCTGTGGGCTTACTGCTTGACGACATCCGCGCCGGCCGGCGGCTTGAAGTCGAACACGCTGGCCGGCAGCGAGGGGTTGACCTCGACCTTGCTGAACTTGAGCACCGAGCGCTGGCCGAAGCTGTCGAGAATCTCAAGCGCCGCCAGCGCATCGCCCTGGAAGCCGACCTGCACGCTCTGCAACTGGCCGTCCTTGTTCTTCGGCGTTGCCTTGACCCACTGCAGGCCATCGCGCTCCGGCGCGGCTTCGAGCGTGAAATCGGCCTGCAGGGCTCGCAGATCGGGCGCGGCGGCAATCAGCGCCGCGGGCGTGGAGCCCAGCGCCTGAGCCTGCGCGCGCTGCGTGACCTGGTTCAGGTCGGCGTCGTAGAGCCACAGCGTCTTGCCGTCGGCCACGATGTTCTGCGCAAAGGGCTTCTGGTAGTCGAACTTGAATTTGCCGGGGCGCTGGAATTCGAAGGTGCCGGTCGATGTCTTTGTGCGGCCGGGCTGCCCTTCGCGCGCCGGGGCGGTCACGGTCTGGGTGAAATCGGCGCGGCCGGATTTGACCGTCTTCACGAAGGTTTCAAGGCTTTCGAGCCCGCCGGCCCAGGCGTTGGCGGAACTCAGGAGGCCGATCAATAGCCAATGACGCAATTTCAATTTGGATTCCTCTGAATAGCTGTGGCACTGGGCTTCGACCCTACCCGCCGCGAATTGCGGCAGGTGTAGGCCTTGATGAAGATT
This is a stretch of genomic DNA from Variovorax paradoxus. It encodes these proteins:
- a CDS encoding replication-associated recombination protein A, producing MANTAHQPLAERLRPKTLGEVIGQQHLLGPGMPLRIAFESGQPHSCILWGPPGTGKTTIARLMADAFDAQFLSISAVLGGVKDIREAVDRATSARDGLEQRRTIIFVDEVHRFNKSQQDAFLPHVESGLFTFIGATTENPSFEVNSALLSRAAVYVLQSLGEDDLKQIVARAQAIQAVPAIDAAAVDRLVAYADGDARRLLNTLETLAVAARAEKLDHITDEWLLRVLGERMRRYDKGGEQFYDTISALHKSVRGSDPDAALYWFVRMLDGGADPRYMARRLVRMASEDIGLADPRALRLALDAAEVYERLGTPEGELALAECVVYLAIAPKSNAVYKAYNAVRALVKTDSTRPVPMHLRNAPTKLMKELDYGKGYRYAHDEEGGFAAGERYLPDGLEGQVFYEPVERGLEIRIAEKLRELRRRNAEGNG
- a CDS encoding branched-chain amino acid ABC transporter permease, which codes for MDILLQQIINGLVLGSMYALIALGYTMVYGIINLINFAHGEVLMVGALTSWTIIGLMKDGMPNTPGWLILLIALIIACVVAATLNFVIEKVAYRPLRNSPKLAPLITAIGMSILLQTLAMIIWKPTNKAYPNLLPTDPIHVGGAVISPTQVMILSVTAFSLVVLMWLVNYTKLGRAMRATAENPRVAALMGIRPDMVISATFIIGAVLAAIAGVMYASNYGIAQHAMGFLPGLKAFTAAVFGGIGNLAGAVVGGILLGLIEAIGSGYIGTITGGVLGSNYSDIFAFIVLIVMLTLRPSGLLGERVADRA
- the lolA gene encoding outer membrane lipoprotein chaperone LolA, which gives rise to MKLRHWLLIGLLSSANAWAGGLESLETFVKTVKSGRADFTQTVTAPAREGQPGRTKTSTGTFEFQRPGKFKFDYQKPFAQNIVADGKTLWLYDADLNQVTQRAQAQALGSTPAALIAAAPDLRALQADFTLEAAPERDGLQWVKATPKNKDGQLQSVQVGFQGDALAALEILDSFGQRSVLKFSKVEVNPSLPASVFDFKPPAGADVVKQ